From Apium graveolens cultivar Ventura unplaced genomic scaffold, ASM990537v1 ctg1394, whole genome shotgun sequence, one genomic window encodes:
- the LOC141699829 gene encoding sorting nexin 2A-like gives MRQYIGGCRNEYFFGIYKIFHFAGVTAVYLGLGAGRILFAKEQDVSNGKLPLVRTTDVASRMLDGAVKLPWQLFGRESLQGSALDVNEVALPAKGGRDLLRIFKELKQSVTNDWAAVKPPVVEEDKEFFKRKGKLQDFENQIGIASQQVYEIKAQQEIGETMGQLGLAFVKLTKFEADEAMFNSQRVRSADMKNVATAAVKANRLYRELNAQTVKHLDKLHDYLGVMLAINNAFSDRANALLTVQTLLSELASLNVRIENLEAASSKNFYGDKSRIRKIDELKETVRVTEEAKTCAVREYERIKCLPITIDVGTNNHKLLDDEFIIGLKQKRATGQGQPDSYHELIGNPHHTERLAPDEVAMLVTSLKALSGAVSYIDSDHHKMLLSSISGMSLWNYGPDVMDVLVELAAVSGKYLHLCLDMLEIADLVPLAPLRLEKVIKERMPYRSSKQPWIINHKSFALCTLSVFRLFGAKLLFLGRSTFFDACIYSP, from the exons ATGCGGCAATATATTGGAGGCTGTAGGAATGAATATTTTTTCGGTATTTATAAGATTTTTCATTTTGCTGGAGTCACTGCTGTGTACCTAGGATTGGGTGCTGGACGTATCCTTTTTGCG AAGGAGCAAGACGTGTCGAATGGGAAGTTGCCGTTGGTGAGGACCACGGATGTGGCGTCGAGAATGTTGGATGGGGCGGTGAAGTTGCCTTGGCAGTTGTTTGGGAGGGAGAGTTTGCAAGGGAGTGCATTGGATGTGAATGAGGTTGCGTTGCCTGCGAAAGGAGGGAGGGATTTGTTGAGGATTTTTAAGGAGTTGAAGCAGTCGGTTACGAATGATTGGGCTGCGGTTAAGCCACCGGTTGTGGAGGAAGATAAGGAATTTTTCAAGAGGAAGGGTAAGTTGCAGGATTTCGAGAATCAGATTGGTATTGCTTCTCAGCAGGTCT ATGAAATTAAAGCTCAGCAAGAAATTGGGGAGACGATGGGGCAACTGGGGTTGGCTTTTGTCAAGCTAACGAAGTTTGAGGCGGATGAGGCAATGTTCAACTCTCAAAGGGTGAGATCTGCAGACATGAAAAATGT agctACTGCTGCTGTCAAAGCTAACAGACTCTATCGGGAGTTGAATGCACAAACTGTCAAGCATCTG GATAAGCTTCATGACTATCTTGGGGTGATGTTGGCAATTAACAATGCATTTTCTGACCGTGCGAATGCTTTGTTGACGGTGCAAACTCTTTTATCCGAACTGGCCTCCTTGAATGTaaggattgaaaatcttgaagcTGCTTCATCAAAGAATTTTTATGGTGACAAGTCTAGAATTCGCAAAATAGATGAGTTGAAAGAAACTGTAAGAGTAACGGAGGAAGCTAAAACCTGTGCAGTCAGAGAATATGAACGGATCAAG TGCTTACCTATTACCATCGACGTCGGCACAAATAACCACAAGTTGCTGGATGATGAGTTCATTATTGGGCTCAAACAAAAGAGGGCAACTGGGCAG GGTCAACCTGACAGTTATCACGAGTTGATCGGGAATCCGCACCATACTGAACGCCTAGCACCAGATGAAGTGGCCATGCTTGTG ACAAGTTTGAAAGCCCTGTCTGGAGCAGTTTCTTACATAGATTCTGATCACCACAAAATGCTTCTTTCTTCT ATAAGTGGCATGAGCTTGTGGAACTATGGTCCAGATGTGATGGATGTATTGGTTGAGTTG GCTGCAGTGAGCGGAAAATACCTCCATCTATGCTTGGATATGCTT GAAATTGCTGATTTAGTTCCCCTCGCACCACTGAGATTGGAAAAAGTAATCAAGGAGAGGATGCCCTACAGATCCTCAAAGCAACCTTGGATT ATAAATCATAAATCTTTTGCGCTTTGTACACTATCTGTTTTTCGTCTTTTTGGGGCAAAACTTCTGTTCCTAGGCAGAAGTACATTTTTTGATGCATGTATTTACAGCCCATAG
- the LOC141699828 gene encoding uncharacterized protein LOC141699828 — translation MLNLPDSLYPDPIQGDNSVMSNGGAPANNNGPCDGASKAIDWPSASVEDLVVLLREPEHREKAISSLTQIKEVLSIYKSLTPEKLTMKDSSKVCDVLVLFEVGDPSTKVAVHCLLESGLFPLCLKSIEYGNELSQSTASWIMSRIMMQEQGLQYCCEPANRLCAIMKVFNDVIEKMQDEPSTTVLKNIIQCYVILSDDPSRGSLLLRSFIPPILTTAPYIEALRARPITLKNLQDLFQKLSMGCGPNAEAVGDVAGSSHLDR, via the exons ATGTTGAATCTCCCTGACTCTCTTTATCCTGATCCGATACAAGGTGACAACAGTGTTATGTCGAATGGTGGTGCACCTGCTAACAACAATGGTCCCTGTGATGGTGCTAGCAAAGCTATTGATTGGCCTTCTGCTAGTGTAGAGGACTTGGTTGTGTTGCTTCGAGAACCTGAGCATCGCGAAAAGGCCATTTCATCTCTTACTCAGATTAAG GAAGTATTATCTATATACAAGTCATTAACACCTGAGAAACTTACTATGAAAGATTCAAGTAAAGTTTGTGATGTACTTGTTTTGTTTGAG GTAGGCGACCCTTCGACAAAGGTTGCTGTTCACTGTTTGCTTGAATCAGGACTCTTCCCTTTGTGTCTAAAATCCATAGAATATGGAAACGAACTTTCACAATCA ACTGCATCTTGGATAATGTCAAGAATAATGATGCAAGAGCAGGGACTACAGTATTGCTGTGAGCCTGCAAACCGGTTGTGTGCAATCATGAAGGTTTTTAATGACGTAATTGAAAAGATGCAGGATGAACCGTCTACTACAGTTTTGAAGAATATTATTCAATGTTATGTCATACTGTCCGATGATCCAAG CAGGGGTAGTCTCCTCTTGAGAAGCTTCATTCCGCCAATACTGACGACTGCCCCATACATTGAAGCCCTTCGT GCACGCCCAATAACCTTAAAAAATTTACAAGATTTGTTTCAAAAGCTATCGATGGGATGCGGGCCAAATGCAGAAGCCGTTGGTGATGTTGCAGGTTCCTCACATCTTGATCGTTAG